In the genome of Cutibacterium equinum, one region contains:
- a CDS encoding type II secretion system F family protein — MTIVTAAVLVGVAVWIVIPPPMRRREERGLPVWSVVPAGVVVAGLVCGISGVVWAVMAAAVGGTVFIVVRRQRRRAQALKGGREVARATRALAGRVSVGEIPSVALDHVADDVEVLARARRAQAVGGSVSDALIATAQQPGMAGLVPLAHAWKLAAMTGAPLASAATSIAEGTARRARLEATLDSELAAARASGRIMGLLPFVGLLMGHLVGARPTVFLTTTWLGRACLVGATLLACAGVLWSESLADRVARQALP; from the coding sequence ATGACCATCGTGACAGCCGCAGTACTTGTGGGCGTGGCGGTGTGGATCGTCATCCCGCCTCCCATGAGACGTCGAGAGGAGCGAGGCCTGCCGGTGTGGTCGGTGGTGCCGGCTGGAGTCGTGGTCGCCGGGTTGGTGTGTGGCATCAGCGGTGTGGTGTGGGCCGTCATGGCTGCCGCCGTGGGTGGGACGGTGTTCATCGTCGTGCGCCGGCAGCGGAGACGGGCCCAGGCCCTCAAGGGTGGACGGGAAGTGGCCCGAGCGACGAGGGCCCTGGCAGGCCGAGTGTCGGTCGGGGAGATCCCGTCGGTGGCCTTGGACCACGTTGCCGACGACGTTGAGGTGCTGGCTCGCGCCAGACGGGCACAAGCGGTGGGCGGAAGTGTGTCCGACGCTCTCATCGCGACCGCCCAGCAGCCGGGGATGGCGGGTTTGGTGCCACTGGCCCATGCCTGGAAGCTGGCCGCGATGACGGGCGCCCCGTTGGCCTCGGCGGCCACGTCGATAGCTGAGGGGACCGCCAGACGAGCTCGTCTGGAAGCCACCCTGGACTCCGAGCTGGCCGCAGCCAGGGCTTCTGGACGGATCATGGGTTTGTTGCCCTTCGTCGGATTGCTCATGGGCCATCTCGTCGGGGCACGTCCGACGGTCTTCCTGACGACCACCTGGTTGGGCAGAGCCTGTCTTGTGGGGGCGACCCTGCTGGCCTGCGCCGGGGTGTTGTGGAGTGAGTCCCTGGCCGATCGCGTGGCGAGGCAGGCCCTGCCGTGA
- a CDS encoding type II secretion system F family protein, translating into MTGIDVGTMVIPAMVMAAVAAWLVVPPAGTCRTEPHKPAPSWLAPRSGAPTPEVRVVAGLVAGCGVMAAVPWPLPVGVVVAVVAGAVVWWGSGRLESSAHRREEERRAAQLPETLIMLSSAMEAGLPLRSAVTTVAESLDGPCGRDLRRLESSLTAGVADSKAWAGLATVPVWRDAAQDVSRAVDSGEGISELLLAHAAQMQIAAAEQAEKKARKAGVDAIGPLVCCHLPAFLLVGVVPIIAGMVLGAL; encoded by the coding sequence GTGACCGGGATCGACGTGGGCACAATGGTGATTCCAGCGATGGTCATGGCTGCGGTGGCGGCCTGGCTGGTCGTCCCACCAGCAGGGACATGCCGAACGGAGCCTCACAAGCCTGCGCCATCCTGGCTTGCTCCTCGCAGCGGCGCCCCCACCCCTGAGGTTCGGGTCGTGGCGGGCCTGGTAGCCGGTTGCGGGGTCATGGCCGCAGTTCCCTGGCCGCTCCCGGTGGGGGTTGTCGTGGCTGTGGTCGCCGGAGCCGTGGTGTGGTGGGGATCTGGGCGGTTGGAGTCGTCAGCGCATCGCCGGGAGGAGGAGCGTCGGGCAGCCCAATTGCCCGAAACCCTCATCATGTTGTCCAGCGCGATGGAGGCGGGCCTGCCCTTGCGATCAGCCGTGACGACGGTGGCCGAATCCCTGGACGGACCCTGTGGGCGCGATTTGCGCAGGTTGGAGTCGTCCCTGACTGCTGGGGTCGCGGATTCCAAGGCTTGGGCCGGGCTCGCGACGGTGCCGGTGTGGCGAGATGCAGCTCAGGACGTCTCACGGGCTGTGGATTCGGGCGAGGGGATCAGCGAGTTGTTGTTGGCCCATGCCGCCCAGATGCAGATCGCTGCCGCCGAGCAGGCAGAGAAGAAGGCACGCAAGGCCGGTGTCGACGCCATCGGTCCGCTGGTCTGCTGCCACCTGCCAGCCTTCCTGTTGGTGGGGGTGGTGCCGATCATCGCCGGGATGGTGCTCGGGGCGTTGTGA
- a CDS encoding DUF4244 domain-containing protein gives MSEKNPTTEPVISARSLDLVGSTEAVVESPSRRRYRAARNTLIDRGMATAEYAVGMLAAVALALVMLKIVTHQEVFTKLLKLVVGIIGKAGGMLP, from the coding sequence GTGTCTGAGAAGAACCCAACGACCGAACCGGTCATTTCTGCCAGGTCCCTTGACCTGGTTGGCTCAACCGAAGCTGTGGTGGAATCACCATCTCGGCGACGATACCGAGCAGCACGCAACACCCTCATCGATCGCGGCATGGCCACCGCCGAGTACGCCGTCGGCATGCTTGCTGCCGTCGCCCTCGCCCTGGTGATGTTGAAGATCGTCACTCACCAGGAGGTCTTCACCAAACTGCTCAAGCTGGTCGTCGGCATCATCGGCAAGGCCGGAGGCATGCTGCCGTGA
- a CDS encoding TadE family type IV pilus minor pilin, translating into MVTVEMAVSLITAALIVVTSCWVVGLVVVEDSCRTTAAQIARQVARGDTASARQAEQHAPTGARVSTTTSDGWVEVTVQVDRSLGRLGPVHLRGQARSPMEPGES; encoded by the coding sequence ATGGTGACGGTCGAGATGGCCGTCAGTCTCATCACAGCGGCCCTGATCGTTGTCACGAGCTGCTGGGTTGTAGGGCTGGTGGTCGTCGAGGACTCCTGTCGCACGACGGCTGCTCAGATCGCCCGGCAGGTGGCTCGCGGAGACACCGCATCTGCCCGTCAGGCCGAGCAGCACGCCCCGACGGGGGCGCGGGTGTCAACCACGACCTCGGATGGCTGGGTTGAGGTGACAGTTCAGGTTGATCGGTCCCTGGGAAGGCTCGGGCCGGTTCATCTGCGTGGTCAGGCACGTTCCCCGATGGAACCGGGGGAGTCATGA
- a CDS encoding Rv3654c family TadE-like protein: MRKGGRRSRSGVGARRERGSGTLLVAAVGVGFIAAVWLSILVTGWWSASHRGEEVADMAALAAGRAEARGESACLVAQQTVQANGAQLVSCDVHDAPTGFAVTVTVAVTIHRGWELPGMPTTVVKSSRAGPVE, translated from the coding sequence ATGAGGAAAGGGGGTCGTCGTAGCCGCTCCGGTGTTGGTGCACGCCGGGAACGAGGTTCGGGAACCTTGCTGGTGGCCGCTGTCGGCGTGGGATTCATAGCCGCCGTCTGGTTGTCCATCCTGGTGACGGGGTGGTGGTCGGCCAGTCATCGCGGCGAGGAGGTGGCCGACATGGCTGCCTTGGCGGCTGGACGAGCCGAGGCCAGGGGAGAGTCGGCATGTCTGGTCGCCCAGCAAACCGTGCAGGCCAATGGCGCTCAGTTGGTGTCGTGTGACGTGCATGATGCGCCGACCGGTTTTGCCGTCACCGTCACAGTGGCGGTGACGATCCATCGCGGATGGGAGCTTCCCGGTATGCCCACCACGGTGGTGAAGTCTTCTCGGGCCGGCCCGGTCGAGTGA
- a CDS encoding DEAD/DEAH box helicase: MAVPSVPSTRDGRAVSRLLASPQVVHVDHRDAAAGRTCAWPSWLPEDCRQAVEKAGISRPWEHQARLAELARAGHHAAICTATASGKTLAYLLPIMAATASATPVLPEPPTPNLPASLRHSLRRNSALYLAPTKALAHDQARVCREIGPRDWFVSTLDGDSDDAERRFAREQARYVLTNPDMLHHTVLPSHSRWAGLLGSLRYVVIDEAHRYRGVFGAHVAQVIRRLRRLCRMHGADPVFLLSSATSTNAAEAGARLLGVDKIEVVDEDCSPHPGRDVVLWQPAESLSSDATEVVADLADAGMQTICFVASRSLAEVISARAQDRVTSGARIASYRAGYLPEDRRAIEAGLQDGSVRAVVATNALELGVDVSGMDAVVIAGYPGRLSALWQQAGRAGRAGRDALVILMARQNPLDQYLFSHPELLFSSAVESTVLHPDNPYVLGPHLAAAAQEAYLCPTDEEFYGSAFAPMCEMLTAQKVLRRRGDRLFWTRPERAVDAIDLRSASGHGIDIIDAVTGRVIGVVDEAAGDRTVHPGAVYLHQGDQWLVDEYDPTEHRALVHQDLPGYWTQPQSASTVRIIREERRREFGPGYVACGQVELTEQVVGYLRRDEITNDVWDSAALEMPTHTMITQACWWVIPDAVVAELGLDAVHLAGAAHGAEHTAIGLLPMFSPCDRWDVGGVSTVMLPDTGACTIVVHDGQAGGAGFAQAGFDQAEQWWHATAVRLAQCECESGCPACVVSPKCGNANQMLDKAAAAALTAAMDPRA; this comes from the coding sequence GTGGCCGTTCCATCTGTCCCATCGACCCGCGACGGGAGGGCTGTGTCTCGGCTGCTGGCCAGCCCCCAGGTGGTCCACGTCGATCATCGTGACGCTGCGGCTGGGCGCACCTGCGCGTGGCCGTCATGGCTGCCCGAGGATTGCCGTCAGGCCGTGGAGAAGGCCGGCATTTCGCGTCCGTGGGAGCATCAGGCGCGGTTGGCAGAGTTGGCCAGAGCCGGTCACCACGCCGCCATCTGCACCGCGACGGCCTCGGGCAAGACACTGGCCTACCTGTTACCGATCATGGCTGCAACGGCGTCGGCGACCCCCGTTCTACCCGAGCCACCCACCCCGAATCTGCCGGCCTCCCTGCGTCATTCCTTGAGACGTAACAGCGCGTTGTATCTGGCACCGACGAAGGCCCTCGCCCATGACCAGGCTCGGGTGTGTCGGGAGATCGGGCCGCGTGACTGGTTCGTGTCCACTCTTGACGGTGACTCCGATGACGCCGAACGACGCTTTGCCCGTGAACAGGCCCGATATGTCCTCACCAACCCGGACATGCTGCATCACACGGTGTTGCCCTCCCACTCCCGGTGGGCCGGGCTGCTGGGGAGCCTGAGGTATGTCGTCATCGACGAGGCGCATCGGTATCGCGGGGTCTTCGGGGCCCATGTGGCCCAGGTCATCCGCCGGTTGCGTCGGCTGTGCCGGATGCATGGCGCCGATCCGGTCTTCCTGCTGTCTAGTGCGACGTCGACGAATGCGGCTGAGGCTGGGGCCCGACTGCTCGGGGTGGACAAGATCGAGGTGGTCGACGAGGACTGCTCCCCTCACCCGGGTCGTGACGTCGTGCTGTGGCAACCAGCCGAGTCTCTGTCCAGTGATGCCACCGAGGTGGTGGCGGATCTGGCCGACGCCGGGATGCAGACGATCTGTTTCGTCGCATCCCGGTCGCTGGCAGAGGTCATCTCCGCCCGCGCGCAAGACCGGGTGACCAGCGGCGCGCGGATCGCGTCCTACCGGGCCGGCTACCTGCCCGAGGATCGTCGGGCTATCGAGGCCGGGCTGCAGGACGGGTCCGTGCGGGCCGTGGTGGCGACCAATGCCCTGGAGCTGGGCGTGGACGTCTCAGGGATGGACGCTGTGGTCATCGCCGGTTACCCCGGACGGTTGTCGGCCCTGTGGCAGCAGGCCGGTCGGGCTGGACGAGCAGGACGAGATGCCCTCGTCATCCTCATGGCCAGGCAGAATCCCCTGGACCAATACCTGTTCAGCCACCCGGAACTGTTGTTCTCCTCCGCGGTGGAGTCGACGGTTCTACACCCGGACAACCCCTATGTCCTTGGTCCGCATCTGGCGGCAGCCGCCCAGGAGGCCTACCTCTGCCCGACCGACGAGGAGTTCTACGGCTCGGCCTTTGCGCCAATGTGCGAGATGTTGACTGCCCAGAAGGTGCTGAGACGACGCGGGGATCGGCTGTTCTGGACCCGTCCGGAGCGGGCCGTCGACGCCATCGACCTGCGATCGGCGTCTGGTCACGGAATCGACATCATCGACGCGGTCACCGGCAGGGTGATCGGGGTCGTCGATGAGGCCGCCGGGGACCGCACCGTCCATCCCGGTGCGGTGTACCTGCATCAGGGTGACCAGTGGCTGGTCGACGAGTACGACCCCACCGAGCACCGCGCCCTGGTCCATCAGGATCTGCCGGGCTACTGGACCCAGCCACAGTCGGCGTCGACGGTGCGCATCATCCGAGAGGAGAGGCGCCGAGAGTTCGGGCCGGGGTACGTGGCGTGCGGGCAGGTGGAGCTGACCGAACAGGTCGTCGGATATCTGCGGCGCGACGAGATCACCAATGACGTCTGGGACTCCGCAGCCCTGGAGATGCCCACCCACACCATGATCACCCAGGCATGCTGGTGGGTCATCCCCGATGCCGTTGTGGCTGAACTCGGCTTGGACGCCGTCCACCTGGCGGGGGCTGCCCACGGCGCCGAACACACCGCCATCGGGCTGTTGCCGATGTTCTCCCCGTGCGACCGGTGGGACGTCGGTGGGGTGTCGACGGTCATGCTGCCCGACACCGGGGCGTGCACGATCGTCGTCCACGATGGCCAGGCCGGTGGGGCTGGTTTCGCTCAGGCGGGTTTCGACCAGGCCGAACAGTGGTGGCATGCGACCGCTGTGCGACTGGCCCAGTGTGAGTGCGAGTCGGGGTGTCCGGCCTGCGTCGTCTCTCCCAAGTGCGGCAATGCCAACCAGATGCTCGACAAGGCCGCGGCGGCCGCGCTGACAGCGGCGATGGATCCTCGGGCCTGA
- a CDS encoding DUF7059 domain-containing protein — MERPRAKIATMGRHLTAHEIEQVRNTFIDIGYLTDPVMAAIGESGQRGLARNATTPASRTLAGRTDPLAGAIRLWLLQQPVPVEQLASLPLATLAEAGLVSLDGSTVRALADVRPYGSPDDGASGWTVSDLTPGLDKVITRTRSDYVLGVSPASISLTQMTIPTHVGSALDMGCGCGVQSLHLSRHADRVVATDINPRALQMAELTFGLSHADVDIREGSLYEPTGDDTFDLIVTNPPYVMAPPSPNGQRLVYREGGFSGDGLVEAVVRGAPAHLNDGGTLQVLANWAHMGDQPWSERLATWVEGTGCDLWVVEREHLDVYEYIETWLTDAGLDGSAQWRPRYDEWLSYFDTLNVTGVSLGWITLTKAGRDEPDLSFEEWPWQVAQPIGETMAQRSQAVTWARLSDEDLLAGRWRIGPDVDNETTGRPGAADPEHIVLRQRRGLCRAVEMTTASGGVLGACDGELTLGQITSAVSAILEVDHEDLLAEVLPLVRECLRHGILEAV, encoded by the coding sequence ATGGAACGGCCACGCGCCAAGATTGCCACCATGGGCAGACACCTCACCGCACACGAGATCGAACAGGTGCGCAACACCTTCATCGACATCGGCTACCTCACTGACCCCGTCATGGCCGCCATCGGAGAGTCCGGTCAGCGTGGACTGGCCAGAAACGCCACCACCCCGGCATCCAGAACCCTCGCAGGTCGCACTGATCCGCTGGCTGGGGCCATCCGGCTGTGGCTGCTCCAACAGCCGGTCCCCGTCGAGCAGCTCGCTTCGCTGCCGCTGGCAACCCTTGCCGAGGCCGGACTCGTGAGCCTCGACGGGTCGACGGTCCGTGCCCTGGCCGACGTGCGTCCCTACGGTTCTCCCGACGACGGTGCCTCCGGGTGGACGGTTTCCGACCTCACCCCCGGTCTGGACAAGGTCATCACCAGGACCCGCTCTGACTACGTGCTGGGGGTGTCCCCGGCATCAATATCCTTGACCCAGATGACCATCCCCACCCATGTGGGAAGCGCCTTGGACATGGGCTGCGGCTGTGGCGTCCAGTCCCTCCACCTGTCTCGCCACGCCGACCGCGTCGTCGCCACGGACATCAACCCGAGAGCCCTCCAGATGGCCGAACTCACCTTCGGTCTCTCCCATGCCGACGTGGACATCCGGGAAGGGTCCCTCTACGAGCCCACCGGGGACGACACCTTCGACCTCATCGTCACCAATCCGCCATACGTCATGGCTCCTCCCAGCCCCAACGGTCAGCGTCTGGTCTACCGAGAGGGCGGATTCTCCGGGGACGGGCTGGTGGAGGCCGTCGTCCGTGGCGCCCCAGCCCACCTCAACGACGGCGGCACGCTCCAGGTCCTTGCCAACTGGGCCCACATGGGCGATCAGCCATGGTCCGAACGCCTGGCCACCTGGGTCGAGGGGACCGGCTGCGACCTGTGGGTCGTGGAACGGGAACACCTCGACGTCTACGAATACATCGAGACCTGGCTGACCGACGCCGGTCTGGACGGATCTGCCCAGTGGCGTCCCCGCTACGACGAATGGCTGTCCTACTTCGACACCCTGAATGTCACTGGCGTCTCCCTGGGCTGGATCACCCTGACCAAGGCTGGTCGCGACGAGCCGGACCTGTCCTTCGAGGAATGGCCCTGGCAGGTCGCCCAGCCGATTGGCGAAACGATGGCACAGCGCTCCCAGGCCGTCACCTGGGCGCGGCTGAGTGACGAGGACCTGCTGGCAGGGCGCTGGCGGATTGGCCCTGACGTCGACAACGAGACCACCGGACGGCCGGGAGCCGCCGACCCCGAGCACATCGTGTTGCGTCAACGCCGTGGACTGTGCCGGGCCGTCGAGATGACGACGGCTTCCGGTGGAGTGCTGGGAGCCTGCGACGGGGAACTCACCCTGGGCCAGATCACCAGCGCCGTCTCGGCGATCCTCGAGGTCGACCACGAGGACCTCCTCGCCGAGGTGCTCCCGTTGGTCCGTGAGTGCCTGCGCCACGGCATTCTGGAGGCTGTCTGA
- a CDS encoding DUF2249 domain-containing protein — MTDHHEIPLTETHHCSGGESDAGLPELDVRTIPHAIRHGAVIGAFAQLQPGASMVLIAPHNPLPLLSQLEQINGTLGVDYLSEGPGEWHIKLTKQD; from the coding sequence ATGACCGATCACCACGAGATCCCACTTACCGAGACCCATCACTGCAGCGGCGGTGAGAGCGACGCCGGACTGCCCGAACTCGACGTGCGCACTATTCCGCACGCCATCCGCCACGGCGCGGTCATCGGTGCATTCGCCCAGCTGCAGCCAGGCGCCTCGATGGTCCTCATTGCTCCGCACAACCCGTTGCCCCTGCTGAGTCAGCTCGAGCAGATCAACGGAACGCTGGGCGTCGACTACCTCAGTGAGGGCCCGGGGGAATGGCATATCAAACTCACCAAGCAGGACTGA
- the topA gene encoding type I DNA topoisomerase: protein MSPTKSLVIVESPHKATMIAGYLGPKYTVRASQGHVRDLPTSASEVPAKWKGEPWARTGVNVDDDFTPIYVVSPEKRSTIRELKTLLKESDELLLATDGDREGEAIAWHLLDELKPKVPVRRMVFNEITEKAINEAVANTRDLDTDLVDAQETRRILDRLYGYEVSPVLWKKVLPRLSAGRVQSVATRLVVDRERERMAFTSANYWDMEATLAANSDEFQARLVALDGTKVAAGRDFDSHGNLTSTVRRLDEAAATSIAKALETAPFRVTKVESKPYTRRPYAPFRTTTLQQEAGRKLGFTSQRTMSVAQELYEGGYITYMRTDSVALSQEAIHAARSQAAELYGSDHVPDAPRIYASKVKNAQEAHEAIRPAGEHFRTPAETGLTGDKFKLYELVWTRTLASQMADAKGETLSVTIDATPSSPISVADGDVTTATFTASGRTITFHGFLRAYVESVDDGTSDDAQKRLPQLSQGQDVDPREVTANGHDTRPPARYTEPSLVAKLEELEIGRPSTYASIIRTITSRDYVFKKGSALVPTWLAFAVTRLLEEHFSNLVDYQFTADMEETLDQIARGNADRVAVLSAFYFGQAKPDDGDVPTPTEGHEGLHQLVTELGDIDARSICTFPIGDSDVVVRVGRYGTYVEDADGNRANVDDALPPDELTVEAAKELLASPNGQDRELGLDPHSHRPIVARNGRFGPYVTEVLDDDEATEIVETTTKDGKKRRTKRKVKPRTASLFKSMNLETVTLDEALKLLSLPRVVGTAADGTEITAQNGRYGPYLKKGTDSRSLGSEDEIFSITVEQAEAIYAQPKQRGRAAAKPPLRELGEDPTSGRPIVVKDGRFGPYVTDGETNATLRKDDSVEEITPERAQELLAEKRAKGPAKKRTTRKTTARKTSTKKSTTTSASKSASSKSTTTKKTAAKSSSGS from the coding sequence ATGTCACCGACCAAGAGCCTCGTCATCGTCGAGTCACCCCACAAGGCCACGATGATCGCTGGGTACCTGGGACCCAAGTACACCGTGCGTGCCAGTCAGGGGCATGTGCGTGACCTGCCTACCAGCGCCTCCGAAGTGCCCGCCAAGTGGAAGGGCGAGCCCTGGGCGCGCACCGGCGTCAATGTTGACGACGACTTCACCCCCATCTACGTCGTCTCCCCGGAGAAGAGATCGACGATCCGCGAGCTCAAGACCCTGCTCAAGGAGTCCGACGAACTCCTGCTCGCCACCGACGGTGACCGCGAGGGGGAGGCCATTGCCTGGCATCTGCTCGACGAGCTGAAACCCAAGGTTCCGGTGCGTCGAATGGTCTTCAACGAGATCACCGAGAAGGCCATCAATGAGGCCGTCGCCAACACCCGAGATCTCGACACCGACCTCGTCGATGCCCAGGAGACCCGACGCATTCTCGACCGTCTCTACGGCTACGAGGTCTCCCCGGTGCTGTGGAAGAAGGTGCTGCCGCGTCTGTCTGCCGGGCGTGTGCAGTCGGTGGCCACCCGTCTGGTCGTCGACCGTGAGCGCGAACGGATGGCCTTCACCAGCGCCAACTACTGGGACATGGAGGCCACCCTGGCCGCCAACTCCGACGAGTTTCAGGCCCGTCTGGTCGCCCTGGATGGCACGAAGGTTGCCGCCGGACGCGACTTCGACTCTCACGGCAACCTCACCTCGACGGTGCGTCGACTCGACGAGGCCGCCGCGACCAGTATCGCGAAAGCCCTCGAGACCGCCCCCTTCCGCGTCACCAAGGTCGAGTCCAAGCCGTACACCCGCCGCCCCTACGCCCCCTTCCGCACCACGACCCTGCAACAGGAGGCCGGCCGCAAGCTCGGCTTCACCTCCCAGCGCACCATGTCGGTGGCCCAGGAACTGTACGAGGGCGGATACATCACCTACATGCGTACCGACTCGGTGGCCCTGTCCCAGGAGGCCATTCACGCGGCCCGCAGCCAGGCTGCTGAGCTCTACGGGTCTGATCACGTCCCGGATGCACCGCGCATCTATGCCTCCAAGGTCAAGAACGCTCAGGAGGCCCACGAGGCCATTCGCCCGGCCGGTGAGCACTTCCGCACCCCGGCCGAAACCGGCCTGACCGGCGACAAGTTCAAGCTCTATGAGTTGGTCTGGACGCGCACCCTGGCCTCTCAGATGGCTGACGCCAAGGGAGAAACCCTCTCGGTGACGATCGATGCCACCCCATCCTCCCCGATCAGCGTGGCCGACGGTGACGTCACGACCGCCACCTTCACGGCCTCGGGTCGCACCATCACCTTCCACGGCTTCCTGCGTGCCTACGTGGAGTCCGTTGATGACGGAACCTCCGACGATGCCCAGAAGCGTCTTCCCCAGCTCTCACAGGGCCAGGACGTTGATCCGCGCGAGGTGACGGCCAACGGTCACGACACCCGCCCGCCGGCCCGCTACACCGAGCCCAGTCTGGTGGCGAAGCTCGAGGAGTTGGAGATCGGCCGCCCGTCGACCTACGCCTCGATCATCCGCACCATCACCAGCCGCGACTACGTCTTCAAGAAGGGATCGGCTCTTGTCCCGACCTGGTTGGCCTTCGCCGTCACCAGGCTGCTCGAGGAGCACTTCTCCAACCTCGTCGACTATCAGTTCACCGCCGACATGGAGGAGACCCTCGACCAGATTGCTCGGGGTAATGCTGATCGCGTCGCGGTGCTGTCGGCCTTCTACTTCGGCCAGGCCAAGCCCGATGACGGAGACGTCCCGACACCCACCGAGGGTCATGAGGGCCTGCATCAGCTCGTCACCGAGCTCGGTGACATCGATGCCAGGTCCATCTGCACCTTCCCGATCGGCGACTCCGACGTCGTCGTCCGGGTGGGTCGGTATGGCACTTACGTCGAGGACGCCGACGGTAACCGAGCCAACGTTGACGACGCCCTTCCCCCCGACGAGCTCACCGTGGAGGCCGCCAAGGAGCTGCTGGCCAGCCCGAACGGTCAGGATCGCGAGCTCGGACTGGACCCGCACAGCCACCGTCCGATCGTGGCCCGCAACGGCCGCTTCGGCCCCTACGTCACCGAGGTGCTGGACGACGACGAGGCCACCGAGATCGTCGAGACGACCACCAAGGACGGCAAGAAGCGTCGTACCAAACGCAAGGTGAAGCCGCGTACTGCCAGCCTGTTCAAGTCGATGAACCTGGAGACCGTCACCCTCGACGAAGCCCTCAAGCTGCTCTCCCTGCCGCGTGTGGTGGGCACCGCCGCTGACGGTACCGAGATCACTGCTCAGAACGGTCGCTACGGCCCGTACCTCAAGAAGGGCACGGACTCACGGTCTCTGGGCAGTGAGGACGAAATCTTCTCCATCACGGTGGAGCAGGCCGAGGCCATCTACGCCCAGCCCAAGCAGCGTGGGCGCGCTGCGGCCAAACCGCCGCTGCGTGAACTCGGGGAGGACCCGACCTCCGGGCGTCCGATCGTGGTCAAGGATGGCCGTTTTGGCCCTTACGTCACCGACGGCGAGACCAACGCGACCCTGCGTAAGGACGATTCGGTCGAGGAGATCACCCCGGAACGTGCCCAGGAATTGCTGGCCGAGAAGAGGGCCAAGGGCCCGGCCAAGAAGAGGACGACACGCAAGACGACCGCTCGCAAGACCTCCACGAAGAAGTCGACAACCACGTCCGCCTCGAAGTCAGCCTCGTCCAAGTCGACCACGACGAAGAAGACCGCTGCGAAGTCGTCGTCAGGAAGCTGA